The following proteins are co-located in the Syngnathus scovelli strain Florida chromosome 5, RoL_Ssco_1.2, whole genome shotgun sequence genome:
- the pcdh7a gene encoding protocadherin-7 isoform X2 — MHRLGAVHSSVQAFSLVVLLLLQLLTQLPGARSALRYRVAEEGPPDVKIGNVAADLGLTAGTGSGDVTFALESGSEFFKIDNVTGELTTGPRRIDREKMPQCQMIFDENECFLDFEVSVIGPLQSWVDLFEGRVVITDINDNTPSFPSPVLQLSVEENRPIGTLYLLPTATDRDFGRNGIDRYELIQEGATGSSSARRATGGNPIGRVDGLGDRRGRSGDNVGGARSTVFELQVADIPDGEKQPQLIVKGTLDRELKDSYELILRVRDGGNPPRSSQALLRVSITDVNDNSPVFERPTYEAEMAENAPPGTPVLQVRASDRDIGVNGQVEYVFGAATESVRRLLRLDEATGWLSVLHRIDREEVAQLRFTVTARDRGQPPRSDRTTVILAVRDENDNVPVVEIRKIGRIPVRDGAALVPENVLVDTPVALVQVSDRDQGENGAVTCTVVGDVPFTLKPAGETALPPLPADEAFDRNKKKFFLHTSALLDYEVTKEYSVTIVAVDSGSPSLSSNSSLMVRVVDYNDHPPIFAQSVVEVHFAENNSPNERVVTVVAADADSGKNAEIAYSLDPVSNGPFHIDPDNGDIRATGVLDREQRERYELKVIAKDKGTPPLQGSATVVIQVTDRNDNAPKFVQEVFTFYVKENLLANSPVGMVTVTDADEGENAELTLFVEMDGLEEKKSGEKSMGDDGEKEQGEVFSIENNTGTIFSTLSFDREKLSTYTFRVRAVDGGEPRKTATATVSLFVTDENDNAPSITSPANDSYTLLPPASSARTIVRTVTAIDSDTGPNADLHYALVGGNPFRLFEIGHSNGVITLAEPLERRHKGLHRLVVRVNDSGAPSLCATALVHVFINESLVNASLVDAQVSRSLQAPLSLDIAGDPDSERALGKQRLSVAIGVLAGAAAVILVILLVVTARQCGAQGKNGYEAGKKEPEEDFFTPSGAQPQVGRGGGSDRGRKPRRDKRNGSGGGTAAGAGKSDRSLYSGIVTVNGLRRHANDDDEEDISSASERLAARYCAVDGDPGSPRMGGGRRHQSSPDLARHYKSSSPLPAVNLQPHSPPAEGKKHQAVQELPPSNTFVGSGGCVGSTGSSSSSSGGSGNGDAMSLGSDQCSEYGCQTGNKYNKQGTLRRVTFSVVNQAQDPSCYDSGLEDSETPSSKSSSGPRLGALPLPEEGYERTTPEGSVGEEEHVENAYGHDRAGRTLMLGSCQMWL; from the exons ATGCATCGACTTGGTGCAGTGCACTCCTCGGTGCAGGCTTTCAGCCTCGTGGTCttactgctgctgcagctgctgacTCAGCTGCCAGGTGCACGCTCAGCCCTCCGATACCGGGTAGCGGAGGAGGGCCCCCCTGATGTTAAGATAGGCAACGTGGCCGCAGACCTGGGCCTTACAGCGGGTACGGGCAGTGGGGACGTCACATTTGCCTTGGAAAGTGGCTCCGAGTTCTTCAAGATCGACAACGTGACCGGTGAGCTGACTACAGGGCCGAGACGTATCGACAGGGAGAAGATGCCCCAATGCCAGATGATTTTTGATGAGAATGAGTGCTTCTTGGACTTTGAGGTGTCTGTGATTGGCCCCCTACAAAGCTGGGTGGACTTGTTTGAAGGCCGTGTCGTTATAACAGACATCAATGACAACACTCCTTCCTTTCCATCACCGGTGCTCCAGCTCTCAGTGGAGGAAAATCGCCCAATCGGCACGCTTTACTTGCTACCCACTGCTACAGATAGGGATTTTGGGCGAAACGGTATCGATCGCTACGAGCTGATCCAAGAAGGTGCAACTGGGTCAAGTTCAGCAAGACGGGCGACGGGTGGAAATCCCATTGGTAGAGTAGATGGACTTGGGGATAGGAGGGGTAGGAGTGGAGATAACGTGGGAGGAGCCAGGAGCACTGTGTTTGAACTCCAAGTGGCAGATATACcagatggtgaaaaacaacCTCAACTCATTGTCAAAGGCACGTTGGACCGCGAGCTAAAGGACTCTTACGAACTGATCCTACGGGTTCGAGATGGAGGGAACCCTCCACGATCATCTCAAGCTCTGCTGCGGGTTTCCATCACAGATGTAAACGACAACAGCCCAGTGTTTGAAAGGCCCACATATGAGGCGGAAATGGCAGAAAATGCTCCTCCGGGAACCCCAGTGCTCCAGGTGAGGGCTTCAGACCGTGACATTGGTGTGAACGGGCAGGTGGAGTACGTCTTTGGAGCGGCCACAGAATCGGTCAGGCGGCTGCTGCGACTGGACGAGGCAACCGGATGGCTGAGTGTTCTTCACAGGATCGACAGGGAAGAGGTGGCCCAGCTAAGGTTCACGGTCACGGCACGGGACAGGGGTCAGCCGCCACGCTCTGATCGAACCACGGTCATTTTGGCAGTCCGCGATGAAAACGACAACGTCCCGGTTGTCGAGATTCGAAAGATCGGACGAATCCCAGTACGAGATGGAGCAGCGTTGGTACCCGAGAACGTTCTGGTAGACACTCCAGTCGCTCTGGTTCAAGTTTCGGACAGAGACCAAGGAGAAAATGGAGCCGTGACCTGTACCGTTGTCGGAGATGTGCCATTCACTTTGAAGCCAGCAGGTGAAACAGCTCTCCCACCCTTACCTGCAGATGAAGCCTTTGACAG GAACAAGAAAAAATTCTTCCTGCATACTTCGGCCTTGCTGGACTACGAAGTCACCAAAGAGTACAGCGTCACTATTGTGGCAGTAGATTCCGGAAGCCCGAGTCTTTCCAGCAACAGTTCCCTGATGGTGCGAGTTGTTGATTACAATGACCATCCCCCGATCTTCGCCCAGAGTGTAGTGGAAGTCCACTTTGCAGAAAACAACTCTCCCAACGAGAGGGTCGTCACTGTGGTGGCCGCAGATGCAGACAGTGGCAAGAACGCAGAGATCGCGTATTCACTGGATCCCGTTTCAAACGGGCCATTTCATATAGATCCGGATAATGGAGATATCCGGGCTACTGGCGTCCTGGACCGAGAGCAGCGCGAGAGGTATGAACTCAAAGTTATTGCGAAGGACAAGGGCACCCCTCCTTTACAAGGTTCAGCAACTGTTGTTATTCAGGTGACTGACCGCAATGACAATGCGCCGAAGTTTGTCCAGGAAGTTTTTACATTCTATGTCAAAGAAAACCTGCTTGCCAACAGTCCAGTCGGCATGGTCACCGTGACAGATGCCGATGAAGGTGAGAATGCCGAACTCACTCTTTTTGTTGAAATGGACGGACTGGAGGAGAAGAAGTCTGGAGAGAAAAGTATGGGAGACGATGGAGAGAAGGAGCAAGGGGAGGTGTTCTCCATTGAGAACAACACGGGCACCATCTTCTCCACGTTGTCATTTGACCGTGAAAAGCTTTCCACCTACACCTTCCGTGTACGTGCCGTTGACGGAGGAGAGCCTCGTAAAACCGCCACAGCCACCGTGTCACTCTTTGTGACCGATGAGAACGACAACGCCCCCTCCATCACATCTCCAGCCAACGATTCCTACACGCTGCTGCCACCTGCAAGTAGTGCCCGCACAATCGTTAGGACTGTCACAGCCATAGACTCAGACACCGGCCCAAATGCGGATCTTCACTATGCATTAGTTGGAGGGAATCCCTTCAGATTGTTTGAGATCGGCCACTCCAATGGTGTGATCACACTGGCAGAGCCACtggaacggcgccacaaaggtcTGCATCGCCTGGTGGTCAGGGTCAATGACAGCGGAGCCCCCTCGCTGTGCGCCACCGCCCTGGTCCACGTCTTCATCAACGAGAGCTTGGTCAACGCCTCTctagtggacgcccag GTAAGCCGAAGCTTGCAGGCTCCACTGTCGCTGGACATTGCAGGAGACCCAGACAGTGAGCGTGCATTAGGTAAACAGCGGCTCAGTGTCGCCATCGGTGTCCTGGCGGGAGCCGCCGCTGTCATCCTGGTCATCCTCCTTGTAGTCACGGCAAGGCAATGTGGTGCTCAAGGCAAGAATGGCTACGAAGCCGGTAAGAAGGAGCCCGAAGAAGATTTCTTCACTCCGTCAGGGGCCCAACCGCAGGTCGGCCGTGGCGGAGGATCCGACCGAGGCCGTAAACCGCGACGGGACAAGCGCAATGGAAGCGGTGGTGGCACCGCAGCCGGAGCTGGCAAGTCAGACAGGTCACTCTATAGCGGTATCGTCACCGTAAACGGGCTTCGCCGCCAcgctaatgatgatgatgaggaggataTTAGCAGTGCGAGTGAACGTCTGGCAGCACGCTACTGCGCCGTGGACGGTGACCCCGGCAGTCCGAGAATGGGCGGTGGCAGGCGGCACCAGTCAAGCCCGGATTTGGCCAGGCACTACAAGTCCAGCTCGCCTCTCCCTGCAGTCAATCTCCAACCTCACTCCCCTCCAGCTGAAGGGAAGAAGCATCAGGCAGTCCAGGAGCTGCCCCCCTCCAACACCTTTGTAGGCAGCGGGGGCTGCGTGGGGAGCACCggctccagcagcagcagcagcgggggCAGCGGGAATGGCGACGCCATGTCCCTGGGATCAGACCAGTGCTCGGAGTACGGGTGCCAGACTGGGAACAAGTACAACAAACAG